In one Halictus rubicundus isolate RS-2024b chromosome 14, iyHalRubi1_principal, whole genome shotgun sequence genomic region, the following are encoded:
- the LOC143361002 gene encoding uncharacterized protein LOC143361002, giving the protein MLLGRMQGPTVMQSIPTTTPIFLPEFDPDNGDYSAKSWCRTVDVCLAERPIQGSELIMALSRALKGGASAWLSQVNYAGMNWKEFREIFLAQYDTVETPAGAMMRINAGKPREGECMSSYANRVLAAFTNLYASMSMEQIVVASTLKHCVQLDPRLQRLAFTANIITRASLQKELMAFDFRKRPATTDGRDSKSSDSKKSRSVLTCFTCGKIGHKAADCCRRQGAMKVLGPKPGTSESNRKPPKKPVTCFKCGEDGHIAPQCKKEDGKTHPRTFTERRINLCSIAPITAKLTESDIVGSDKELLIELLNKFSESFVIGTPMGRVNSGELQIRLMDPNRTVQRRPYRLSPDERQIVRDKIDELLSAGIIRHSCSPFASPIILVSKKDGSDRLCVDYRELNSNTVPDRYPLPLISDQIQRLSGSQYFTTLDMASGFHQIPIHKDSIEKTAFVTPDGQYEYLSMPFGLRNAPSVFQRAINQALSGLVNTFVVCYLDDIMIPAESIQQSLERLQLVLERLKLAGFSLNLNKCAFLKSRVEYLGFEVTAGKIRPNPRKIKALTESSRPSTVTQLRQFIGLASYFRQFIPKFSQVISLLYKLTTGKGKIEWKPQHEKIRQDIIGKLTNEPIKLMTNRLMIQKKISFIIDSGATDHVVKDIEVFKTLSTLDKPIKISVAKKGEAISATKIGTIDVTTNLGATGVLENVLYAPEATTNLLSVRRIQQSGMTIIFGESGGVMVKKGERFKTDEIKIRENQESEANDSSKKIEARNDSHEAVELNNEKSWQESLEDVQLALNCTMNRITKHSPLELPIGKVARPISLSVINDEDEELDLSDIREQATQAIDQNAVQDKTRFDSSKAKIIKFSVGNYVLIENHERNQTKLDAKFRGPYKIIEVLPNDRYRLKPVNGNRILKYAHERLRLMPDSSVPMELDMCNHCSDVELAECASVGDDNSEERNM; this is encoded by the exons ATGCTATTGGGACGGATGCAAGGTCCAACAGTGATGCAATCAATACCAACAACAACCCCGATATTTTTACCAGAGTTTGATCCGGACAATGGAGATTACAGTGCGAAATCTTGGTGCAGAACTGTAGATGTTTGCCTCGCGGAGCGGCCGATACAAGGCAGCGAATTGATTATGGCATTAAGTAGAGCACTGAAAGGTGGCGCATCCGCGTGGTTGTCACAAGTTAATTACGCGGGAATGAACTGGAAAGAATTCAGAGAAATCTTCCTGGCGCAATACGATACCGTCGAAACCCCTGCTGGAGCAATGATGAGGATCAACGCGGGAAAACCGAGAGAAGGCGAGTGCATGTCTTCATATGCAAACCGAGTACTGGCGGCATTCACGAATTTGTACGCATCAATGTCAATGGAACAAATTGTTGTTGCTTCAACATTGAAACATTGCGTACAGTTAGATCCTCGGCTGCAGCGACTTGCGTTCACAGCAAATATTATTACACGGGCTTCATTACAAAAAGAGCTCATGGCCTTCGACTTCCGTAAGCGGCCAGCTACCACCGACGGAAGAGACTCAAAATCGTCGGACAGCAAGAAGTCGAGGAGTGTTCTAACATGTTTTACATGTGGCAAGATAGGACATAAAGCTGCGGACTGTTGTCGACGCCAAGGAGCTATGAAGGTGTTGGGACCTAAGCCTGGTACGAGCGAAAGCAACCGGAAACCACCGAAAAAGCCGGTTACCTGCTTTAAgtgcggagaggacggccatattGCCCCGCAGTGTAAGAAGGAGGATGGAAAAACACATCCGAGGACATTCACGGAACGCCGGATCAACTTGTGCAGTATCGCGCCGATAACTGCAAAACTTACGGAGTCGG ATATAGTCGGCTCCGATAAAGAATTACTAATtgaattattgaacaaattttcGGAATCATTTGTTATCGGTACACCTATGGGTAGGGTAAATTCGGGAGAGTTACAAATAAGGTTAATGGACCCAAATCGTACTGTGCAACGACGACCATATCGACTTAGCCCTGATGAGAGGCAAATCGTAAGGGACAAAATCGACGAGCTCTTGTCGGCTGGAATAATTAGACATAGTTGTTCTCCGTTTGCCAGTCCCATAATTCTTGTAAGTAAGAAAGATGGCTCTGATCGTCTATGTGTTGATTATCGAGAGCTTAACAGTAATACAGTTCCCGATAGGTACCCCTTACCGCTCATAAGCGACCAAATCCAGCGGTTAAGCGGATCACAATACTTCACGACATTAGATATGGCGTCGGGTTTTCATCAAATCCCTATCCATAAAGACTCGATAGAGAAGACTGCATTTGTTACTCCGGATGGTCAATACGAATATTTGTCCATGCCCTTCGGACTACGTAATGCACCTTCAGTATTCCAGAGAGCCATAAATCAAGCCCTTTCTGGACTAGTAAACACATTTGTAGTATGCTACCTGGACGACATCATGATTCCGGCTGAATCTATACAGCAGTCTTTAGAGAGGTTACAATTAGTGTTGGAAAGATTAAAATTAGCCGGTTTCTCActcaatttgaataaatgtGCATTTCTAAAATCGCGTGTGGAATATTTGGGCTTTGAAGTGACCGCGGGAAAAATCAGGCCAAACCCACGGAAAATAAAAGCGTTAACGGAATCTTCTCGTCCTTCAACGGTGACACAGCTTAGGCAATTTATTGGCCTTGCTTCTTATTTTAGGCAGTTTATACCTAAGTTTTCTCAGGTCATTTCCCTGTTATACAAATTGACTACGGGAAAAGGAAAGATAGAGTGGAAACCGCAACACGAAAAGATCCGGCAGGACATTATAGGCAAATTAACAAATGAACCG ATCAAGCTGATGACGAACAGATTAATGATCCAAAAAAAAATCAGTTTTATAATCGATTCGGGAGCAACGGATCATGTGGTCAAAGACATCGAGGTGTTTAAGACACTGTCTACATTGGACAAGCCAATAAAAATATCGGTTGCAAAGAAAGGAGAAGCTATCAGCGCAACAAAGATCGGGACCATCGATGTGACAACAAATCTTGGTGCAACGGGTGTCCTAGAGAATGTGCTGTATGCACCAGAAGCGACGACCAACCTTTTGTCGGTGCGCCGAATCCAGCAGAGCGGGATGACAATCATTTTTGGTGAATCTGGAGGCGTCATGGTAAAAAAGGGTG AACGTTTTAAaactgatgaaataaaaatccgTGAGAATCAAGAAAGCGAAGCAAACGATTCTAGTAAAAAGATCGAAGCTCGTAATGATTCTCATGAAG CGGTAgaattaaataatgaaaaatcttGGCAAGAGTCTCTTGAAGATGTCCAACTTGCATTGAATTGTACAATGAATCGTATAACTAAGCACAGCCCTTTAGAATTACCTATAGGTAAAGTTGCCAGGCCAATATCTTTGTCAGTTATTAATGATGAGGATGAAGAACTCGATCTTTCGGATATCAGAGAGCAAGCGACCCAAGCGATCGATCAAAACGCTGTGCAAGACAAAACTCGATTCGATAGTAGTAAggcaaaaattattaaattttcggTCGGCAATTACGTCCTTATAGAAAATCACGaacgaaatcaaacgaaattagatGCTAAATTTCGCGGTCCGTATAAAATAATCGAAGTTTTGCCTAATGACAGATACCGTTTGAAGCCCGTAAATGGCAATAGAATACTTAAATATGCTCACGAGCGATTGAGATTGATGCCTGATAGTTCTGTTCCCATGGAGCTTGATATGTGCAATCATTGTAGTGACGTTGAATTGGCAGAATGTGCCAGTGTCGGGGATGACAACAGTGAGGAAAGAAACATGTGA